From the Streptomyces syringium genome, one window contains:
- a CDS encoding DUF3492 domain-containing protein: MGLLTEGGYPYGAGEGGRWCERLVRELDGHDFEIYALSRGAREAQREEQGGPCELPGQVRRVRTAPLWGEPAPRAGGRAYGAYGRRERRAFDAHFGDLIAAVSSPGEPSSADLAYRFADGLYGLAELARDVGGLAGALRSEQALRALERACRAPGAHPAAYGTRVADLLLVSGLLERALRPLSLDWYGASGSGADDERGLAGVDLCHASSGGAAALPGLLAKRFFGTPLLVTEYGVRLRAYYLLEGGAGPAADGAGEAAGERGAGLSLAVRTLLSAFHRRLTAEIYDRAALVTHGDVRDRRWQEHCGADRKRLRTVHPGVDPSRYDTVGEGVGRADAARTDDGRTLVWVGGRPEPALWQALAELREAEPDVRLRVVGPPDPGPPPGSRPPAELAPAVSFEETASFDEAGDPDVYASASVVLLAGSADGFPAPLVEAMLCGRATVSPDIGVVRDVIGGTGPVVPPGDARALAEAALALLRDPERRARLGAAARARALELFTVERNVAAYHGIYLEVLSRAPVRQETPDPSVPFAHAADAHPPLPWSRSAAPTWAGRP; this comes from the coding sequence GTGGGACTGCTGACCGAGGGTGGATACCCGTACGGCGCGGGCGAGGGCGGCCGGTGGTGCGAGCGACTGGTCCGCGAGCTCGACGGGCACGACTTCGAGATCTACGCACTGAGCCGCGGCGCCCGTGAGGCACAGCGCGAGGAACAGGGCGGGCCCTGTGAACTCCCGGGCCAGGTGCGGCGGGTACGGACGGCCCCGCTGTGGGGCGAACCGGCGCCCCGGGCCGGGGGGCGTGCGTACGGAGCGTACGGTCGGCGCGAACGGCGCGCTTTCGACGCGCACTTCGGGGACCTGATCGCGGCGGTCAGCTCGCCGGGGGAGCCCTCGTCGGCCGATCTGGCGTACCGTTTCGCCGACGGTCTGTACGGACTCGCCGAGCTGGCCCGTGACGTCGGCGGCCTGGCGGGCGCGCTCCGCTCCGAACAGGCCCTGCGCGCCCTGGAGAGAGCCTGCCGGGCACCGGGCGCGCACCCCGCCGCCTACGGCACCCGTGTCGCGGACCTCCTCCTCGTCTCCGGGCTCCTGGAGCGGGCCCTGAGACCGCTGTCCCTCGACTGGTACGGCGCGTCCGGCAGTGGCGCGGACGACGAGCGGGGGCTGGCCGGCGTCGACCTGTGCCACGCGAGCTCGGGCGGCGCCGCCGCGCTGCCGGGCCTGCTGGCCAAACGCTTCTTCGGGACCCCGCTCCTCGTCACCGAGTACGGGGTCCGGCTCCGGGCGTACTACCTGCTGGAGGGCGGCGCGGGTCCTGCCGCGGACGGGGCGGGCGAGGCGGCCGGCGAGCGGGGCGCGGGTCTGTCCCTGGCCGTCCGGACGCTGCTCTCCGCCTTCCACCGGCGGCTGACCGCCGAGATCTACGACCGGGCCGCGCTGGTCACCCACGGCGACGTCCGGGACCGGCGCTGGCAGGAGCACTGCGGCGCGGACCGCAAGCGGCTGCGCACGGTCCACCCCGGCGTCGACCCGAGCCGCTACGACACGGTGGGCGAGGGCGTGGGCCGGGCCGACGCGGCCCGCACGGACGACGGCCGCACCCTGGTCTGGGTGGGGGGCCGCCCCGAACCCGCCCTGTGGCAGGCGCTCGCCGAGCTGCGCGAGGCCGAGCCCGATGTCCGACTCCGCGTCGTCGGCCCCCCGGACCCGGGGCCGCCACCGGGCTCCAGGCCCCCCGCGGAGCTGGCCCCGGCCGTCTCCTTCGAGGAGACCGCCTCGTTCGACGAAGCCGGCGACCCGGACGTCTACGCCTCCGCCAGTGTCGTTCTCCTCGCCGGGTCCGCGGACGGCTTTCCGGCACCGCTCGTGGAGGCGATGCTCTGCGGCCGGGCCACGGTCTCGCCCGACATCGGCGTGGTGCGGGACGTCATCGGCGGGACCGGCCCGGTCGTCCCGCCGGGCGACGCCCGGGCGCTCGCCGAGGCCGCTCTCGCGCTGCTGCGCGACCCCGAGCGGCGGGCGCGGCTCGGGGCCGCCGCCCGGGCCCGGGCGCTCGAACTCTTCACCGTCGAGCGGAACGTGGCCGCCTACCACGGGATCTATCTGGAAGTCCTCTCCCGCGCCCCGGTGCGGCAGGAGACCCCGGACCCCTCCGTGCCGTTCGCCCACGCCGCCGACGCCCACCCGCCGCTGCCCTGGAGCCGTTCCGCCGCACCCACCTGGGCGGGCCGCCCATGA
- a CDS encoding NAD-dependent epimerase/dehydratase family protein, producing MRVLLLGANGYLGRYVADRLLADPAVQLTALGRGDEADVRFDLATGSPGALTRFLNAVHPGVVINCAGATRGGARDLARHNTVAVATVCESLRRSGCGARLVQVGCSSEYGPSQPGSSTAEDAVPRPGGPYGVSKLAATELVLGSGLDAIVLRVFSPVGPGTPAGSPLGRLAESMRRAMQSGDNELKLSGLGVQRDFVDVRDIARAVHAASLSAAQGAVNIGTGRAVRLRDAASLLARVAGFGGALHELDDPHLGSPPAYPYPDGCGTWQQADVRTARDRLGWRPRIGLEESLADIWMEAACRI from the coding sequence ATGAGGGTCCTTCTTCTCGGCGCCAACGGCTACCTCGGCCGCTACGTGGCCGACCGGCTGCTCGCCGACCCCGCCGTCCAGCTCACCGCCCTCGGCCGGGGCGACGAGGCGGACGTCCGCTTCGACCTGGCCACCGGCAGCCCCGGTGCGCTCACCCGGTTCCTGAACGCCGTCCACCCCGGCGTGGTGATCAACTGCGCGGGCGCCACCCGCGGCGGCGCCCGCGACCTGGCGCGGCACAACACCGTCGCCGTCGCCACGGTCTGCGAGTCGCTGCGCCGCAGCGGCTGCGGCGCCCGCCTGGTGCAGGTGGGGTGCTCCTCGGAGTACGGGCCCTCGCAGCCCGGCTCCTCCACGGCCGAGGACGCCGTGCCGCGCCCCGGCGGCCCGTACGGGGTGAGCAAGCTCGCCGCCACCGAGCTGGTGCTCGGCTCCGGTCTGGACGCCATCGTGCTGCGGGTCTTCTCCCCGGTGGGCCCCGGCACCCCCGCCGGTTCGCCGCTGGGCCGGCTCGCCGAGTCCATGCGCCGCGCGATGCAGAGCGGCGACAACGAACTCAAGCTCAGCGGCCTCGGCGTCCAGCGCGACTTCGTCGACGTCCGCGACATCGCCCGGGCCGTCCACGCGGCCTCCCTCTCCGCCGCCCAGGGCGCCGTCAACATCGGCACCGGCCGCGCCGTCCGGCTACGGGACGCCGCCTCGCTCCTCGCCCGGGTCGCGGGCTTCGGCGGCGCCCTCCACGAGCTGGACGACCCGCATCTGGGCAGCCCGCCCGCGTACCCCTATCCCGACGGCTGCGGCACCTGGCAGCAGGCCGACGTGCGGACCGCCCGCGACCGGCTCGGCTGGCGGCCCCGGATCGGCCTGGAGGAGTCGCTCGCCGACATCTGGATGGAGGCGGCATGTCGCATCTGA
- a CDS encoding spherulation-specific family 4 protein has protein sequence MSHLISSGHRRSAPPGESPLRFGVPGFAHPLVAPLEWGELARAEVRLDWTVLNVASGPGSRPDPYCLTAATRLREAGVRVLGHLDVGFGSRPFGELVSEAQRFLNWYKVDGFSLDRAPTEAGALPGIRRVVTTLRTLRESAYVVLVHGTHPCSGYANLADQLVTFAGPWSRYRWSQVAEWTADHPPERFCHLVHGVPRPHLDEALRIARWQGAGTVYLTDRTDRDEADPWESMPGYWDEIVSRIGPGLSE, from the coding sequence ATGTCGCATCTGATCTCCTCGGGGCACCGCCGCTCCGCGCCGCCGGGCGAATCACCGCTCCGCTTCGGCGTCCCCGGCTTCGCCCACCCCCTGGTCGCCCCCCTCGAATGGGGTGAACTGGCCCGCGCCGAGGTCCGCTTGGACTGGACGGTGCTCAACGTCGCGAGCGGCCCCGGCAGCCGTCCCGACCCGTACTGCCTGACCGCCGCCACCCGGCTGCGCGAGGCGGGGGTCCGCGTCCTCGGTCACCTGGACGTGGGGTTCGGCTCGCGCCCCTTCGGTGAACTGGTGTCGGAGGCCCAGCGCTTCCTGAACTGGTACAAGGTCGACGGCTTCTCGCTGGACCGCGCGCCGACCGAGGCCGGCGCCCTCCCCGGCATCCGGCGGGTGGTCACCACCCTGCGCACCCTGCGCGAGAGCGCCTACGTCGTCCTCGTCCACGGCACGCACCCGTGCTCCGGCTACGCCAACCTCGCCGATCAACTCGTCACCTTCGCCGGGCCCTGGTCCCGCTACCGCTGGTCCCAGGTCGCCGAGTGGACCGCCGACCACCCGCCGGAGCGCTTCTGCCACCTCGTGCACGGCGTGCCGCGCCCGCACCTGGACGAGGCCCTGCGGATCGCCCGCTGGCAGGGCGCGGGCACCGTCTACCTCACCGACCGGACGGATCGCGACGAAGCGGACCCCTGGGAGTCCATGCCCGGCTACTGGGACGAAATCGTCTCGCGCATCGGACCGGGTCTCTCGGAATGA
- the moeZ gene encoding adenylyltransferase/sulfurtransferase MoeZ, protein MSLPPLVEPAAELTVEEVRRYSRHLIIPDVGMDGQKRLKNAKVLCVGAGGLGSPALMYLAAAGVGTLGIVEFDEVDESNLQRQIIHSQADIGRSKAESARDSVLGINPYVNVVLHQERLEADNVKEIFSQYDLIVDGTDNFATRYLVNDACVLLNKPYVWGSIYRFDGQASVFWSEHGPCYRCLYPEPPPPGMVPSCAEGGVLGVLCASIGSIQVNEAIKLLAGIGEPLVGRLMIYDALEMSYRQVKIRKDPECAVCGENPTVTELIDYEAFCGVVSEEAQEAAAGSTITPKQLKEWIDEGDDIDIIDVREPNEYEIVSIPGARLIPKNEFLMGSALQGLPQDKKIVLHCKTGVRSAEVLAVLKAAGFADAVHVGGGVIGWVHQIEPEKPVY, encoded by the coding sequence GTGTCGCTGCCACCCCTGGTCGAGCCGGCTGCCGAGCTCACCGTCGAAGAGGTCCGTCGGTACTCCCGCCACCTGATCATCCCGGACGTCGGGATGGACGGGCAGAAGCGCCTCAAGAACGCCAAGGTGCTCTGCGTGGGGGCCGGCGGCCTCGGCTCACCCGCCCTCATGTACCTCGCCGCGGCCGGTGTCGGCACGCTGGGCATCGTGGAGTTCGACGAGGTCGACGAGTCGAATCTGCAGCGCCAGATCATCCACAGCCAGGCGGACATCGGCCGTTCCAAGGCGGAGTCGGCCCGCGACTCGGTCCTCGGCATCAACCCGTACGTGAACGTCGTCCTCCACCAGGAGCGCCTGGAGGCGGACAACGTCAAGGAGATCTTCTCCCAGTACGACCTGATCGTGGACGGCACCGACAACTTCGCCACCCGCTATCTCGTCAACGACGCGTGCGTGCTGCTGAACAAGCCGTACGTGTGGGGCTCGATCTACCGCTTCGACGGCCAGGCCTCGGTGTTCTGGAGCGAGCACGGTCCCTGCTACCGCTGCCTCTACCCCGAGCCCCCGCCGCCGGGCATGGTGCCCTCCTGCGCCGAGGGCGGCGTGCTCGGGGTGCTCTGCGCCTCGATCGGCTCCATCCAGGTCAACGAGGCCATCAAGCTGCTCGCGGGCATCGGCGAACCGCTGGTCGGCCGACTGATGATCTACGACGCCCTGGAGATGAGCTACCGCCAGGTCAAGATCCGCAAGGACCCCGAGTGCGCGGTCTGCGGCGAGAACCCGACGGTCACCGAGCTCATCGACTACGAGGCCTTCTGCGGCGTCGTCTCGGAGGAGGCCCAGGAGGCCGCCGCCGGGTCCACGATCACTCCCAAGCAGCTCAAGGAGTGGATCGACGAGGGCGACGACATCGACATCATCGACGTCCGCGAGCCGAACGAGTACGAGATCGTCTCCATCCCCGGCGCCCGGCTGATCCCGAAGAACGAGTTCCTGATGGGCAGCGCCCTCCAGGGCCTCCCGCAGGACAAGAAGATTGTCCTGCACTGCAAGACAGGTGTCCGCTCCGCGGAGGTCCTCGCGGTCCTCAAGGCCGCGGGCTTCGCCGACGCGGTCCACGTCGGCGGCGGCGTGATCGGCTGGGTCCACCAGATCGAGCCCGAGAAGCCCGTCTACTAG